In Strigops habroptila isolate Jane chromosome 7, bStrHab1.2.pri, whole genome shotgun sequence, the following are encoded in one genomic region:
- the CLRN2 gene encoding clarin-2, which yields MPGCFKKTIFALASLVSFVSFILIVVAMGTPKWMTGKILCKTGADLVNATDPELVKFIGEIYYGLFRGGKIRQCGLGGRRSQFTIFPHMVKKLNTGLHVTIIMFLCVAISFSLVSFGFCILNAIKVPYRAIKGPAGICLWNFIAGGFLVLAVTSFMAAVKLHHLTERIASFRENVFQFVVLEERFEDSFWLCVASATAHAVNLLLIAISGIRFPKIKTKTEEANVTAEDIMY from the exons ATGCCTGGCTGTTTTAAAAAGACTATATTTGCCTTGGCTTCTCTAGTAAGTTTTGTGTCTTTTATCCTGATTGTTGTTGCAATGGGGACCCCAAAATGGATGACTGGGAAGATCCTTTGCAAAACAGGAGCTGATTTGGTCAATGCCACAGATCCAGAGCTGGTCAAGTTCATTGGAGAAATTTACTACGGACTTTTCCGGGGTGGCAAAATTCGGCAGTGTGGGTTGGGCGGGCGGCGCTCCCAGTTCACAA TTTTCCCACACATGGTGAAAAAGCTGAATACAGGCCTGCACGTGACCATTATAATGTTCCTCTGTGTggccatttccttttctctggtCAGTTTTGGATTCTGCATTCTTAACGCAATAAAAGTTCCTTACCGGGCTATTAAAGGTCCAGCAGGAATTTGTCTTTGGAACTTCATTGCAG GTGGATTTCTAGTACTCGCCGTCACCAGCTTTATGGCTGCTGTGAAACTTCATCACCTCACAGAAAGAATCGCCAGTTTTAGGGAAAATGTCTTTCAATTTGTTGTCTTAGAGGAAAGGTTTGAAGACTCTTTTTGGCTTTGTGTGGCAAGCGCCACAGCACATGCAGTGAATTTGCTGCTAATAGCCATTAGTGGGATTCGTTTCCCTAAAATTAAGACTAAAACAGAAGAAGCAAATGTTACAGCAGAAGATATCATGTACTAA
- the QDPR gene encoding dihydropteridine reductase, with protein MAVAGRVLVYGGRGALGSQCVRYFKSRDWWVASIDLAENEDASASVVVRATDSFPEQAEQVTAEVGKLLGEEKVDAILCVAGGWAGGSAKAKSLYKNCDLMWKQSVWTSTISSHLATKHLKEGGLLTLTGAQAALSGTSGMIGYGMAKGAVHQLCQSLAGPNSGLPSGSAAVAILPVTLDTPANRKSMPDADFSSWTPLDFITETFYNWITGKNRPNSGSLIQVVTTGGKTELVAAAHL; from the exons ATGGCGGTGGCGGGCAGGGTGCTGGTGTACGGGGGCAGAGGCGCGCTGGGGTCCCAGTGCGTGCGGTACTTCAAGTCCAGGGACTGG TGGGTGGCCAGCATCGACCTGGCGGAGAACGAGGACGCCAGCGCCAGCGTGGTGGTGAGGGCGACCGACTCCTTCCCCGAGCAGGCCGAGCAG GTAACAGCAGAAGTTGGAAAACTCCTTGGTGAAGAAAAGGTGGATGCAATCTTGTGTGTAGCAGGAGGGTGGGCTGGAGGCAGCGCCAAAGCTAAAT CGTTATACAAAAACTGTGATCTGATGTGGAAGCAGAGTGTTTGGACATCGACTATTTCCAGCCATCTAGCCACAAAACATCTGAAAGAAGGCGGCCTCTTGACTTTGACAGGAGCTCAAGCTGCTTTGTCTGGAACCTCAG GGATGATTGGCTATGGCATGGCTAAAGGAGCAGTGCATCAGCTGTGTCAGAGTTTAGCAGGTCCCAATAGTGGCTTGCCGTCTGGGTCTGCTGCAGTTGCCATTTTACC gGTTACCTTAGATACACCAGCAAACAGGAAATCAATGCCTGACGCAGATTTCAGCTCCTGGACACCCTTAGACTTCATTACTGA aaccTTTTACAACTGGATAACAGGAAAGAATCGACCAAACTCAGGGAGCCTAATCCAGGTGGTGACTACAGGAGGGAAGACTGAACTAGTTGCTGCAGCACATCTTTGA